A window of the Cryptosporangium minutisporangium genome harbors these coding sequences:
- a CDS encoding cytidine deaminase, whose amino-acid sequence MSDLSAEDAKIVTLARATRARTGAAEGAAVRDTDGRTYAASTVALPSLGLSALQVAVAMAVSSGAPGLEAAAVVTTADEADALGVAAVHDLTAAAPILVADPSGAIRSRV is encoded by the coding sequence ATGTCTGATTTGAGCGCCGAAGACGCGAAGATCGTCACGCTCGCTCGTGCCACCAGGGCGCGCACCGGTGCGGCGGAGGGAGCGGCAGTGCGGGACACCGACGGCCGGACCTACGCCGCGTCGACCGTGGCCCTGCCGTCGCTCGGGCTCTCCGCGCTGCAGGTGGCGGTCGCTATGGCGGTGTCCAGCGGGGCACCGGGCCTGGAGGCGGCCGCCGTGGTCACCACCGCCGACGAGGCCGACGCCCTGGGCGTCGCCGCCGTTCACGACCTCACCGCCGCCGCGCCGATCCTCGTCGCCGACCCGTCCGGCGCGATCCGCTCCCGCGTCTGA
- a CDS encoding DUF6703 family protein has translation MSEAQRRLGPRSAALLAFLLRLPRFVLVLGIVALALAAAFLPGLPGAVLVLVIAGLLAWLAWLAWDSSSPGARLGRMVAIVALLAFTVTKI, from the coding sequence GTGTCCGAAGCCCAGCGTCGTCTCGGGCCGCGATCGGCAGCCCTGCTGGCGTTCCTGCTCCGGTTGCCGCGGTTCGTCCTGGTGCTCGGCATCGTGGCGCTCGCCCTCGCCGCCGCGTTCCTGCCCGGCCTACCCGGCGCGGTCCTCGTGCTGGTGATCGCCGGTTTGCTCGCCTGGCTCGCGTGGCTCGCCTGGGACTCTTCGAGTCCTGGCGCCCGCCTCGGGCGGATGGTCGCGATCGTGGCGCTGCTCGCCTTCACGGTCACCAAAATCTGA
- a CDS encoding TIGR03943 family putative permease subunit, translating to MNREAQSIVLLLIGGALLRITVFSDVYLRYVKPGLRWYLVAAGVVLVVAAVITLWRELFGNSAPPVEANAASESSEASESNEADDGHGHAHHGGPRVAWLLLLPVLTIFLIGPPSLGSYAADKQGATAVQQPSSDLPPLPAGDPVTISVLDYVTRAIWENGASLRGREARLTGFVTVGPDGTAYLTRIVLSCCAADGRPLKVALAGVQPATLERDAWITVVGGYDPARRTDPVSREAVPTIAVRTLTRIEPPAEPYDS from the coding sequence GTGAACCGCGAAGCGCAGAGCATCGTCCTGCTGCTGATCGGCGGCGCGCTACTGCGGATCACGGTCTTCTCCGACGTCTATCTGCGGTACGTGAAGCCCGGGCTGCGCTGGTACCTCGTCGCGGCCGGCGTCGTCCTGGTCGTCGCGGCGGTGATCACTCTCTGGCGCGAACTGTTCGGAAACTCGGCCCCGCCTGTCGAGGCCAACGCGGCCAGCGAGTCCAGCGAGGCCAGCGAGTCCAATGAGGCCGACGACGGGCACGGGCATGCGCACCACGGCGGTCCGCGGGTGGCGTGGCTGCTGCTGCTCCCCGTGCTGACGATCTTCCTGATCGGACCGCCGTCGCTCGGCTCGTACGCCGCGGACAAGCAGGGGGCGACCGCGGTCCAGCAACCGAGTTCAGACCTGCCACCGCTGCCGGCAGGCGACCCGGTCACGATCTCGGTGCTCGACTACGTCACGCGCGCGATCTGGGAGAATGGTGCTTCGCTCCGCGGACGCGAGGCGCGGCTCACCGGTTTCGTCACGGTCGGCCCCGACGGCACGGCGTACCTGACCCGCATCGTGCTGAGCTGCTGCGCGGCCGACGGGCGTCCGCTCAAGGTCGCGCTGGCCGGCGTCCAACCCGCGACGTTGGAGCGGGACGCCTGGATCACGGTCGTCGGCGGGTACGACCCGGCTCGCCGCACCGACCCGGTCAGCCGGGAGGCGGTGCCGACGATCGCGGTCCGCACCCTGACCCGCATCGAGCCGCCCGCCGAGCCGTACGACAGCTGA
- the era gene encoding GTPase Era — translation MTDDLSFRAGFACFVGRPNAGKSTLTNALVGTKVAITSSKPQTTRHTVRGIVHRPDAQLVLVDTPGLHKPRTLLGERLNDLVRATWSEVDVVALCVPADEPVGRGDRFIADEIAGLKKKNVLVVVTKTDLVDKKRLAEQLLAVSQLGEFAEVVPVSAKSGEQVGLLADLLAKYLPESPPLYPDGELTDEPEQVMVAELIREAALEGVRDELPHSLAVVVEEMEPREGRDDLLDVHATVFVERPSQKAIVLGAGGERIKHVGSTSRRHIEALLGTRIYLDLRVKVAKDWQRDPRQLRRLGF, via the coding sequence GTGACCGATGACCTCTCATTTCGTGCCGGGTTTGCGTGCTTCGTGGGCCGCCCCAACGCGGGCAAGTCCACGCTGACGAACGCGCTAGTGGGCACGAAGGTCGCGATCACCAGCAGCAAACCCCAGACCACCCGCCACACCGTCCGCGGCATCGTCCACCGGCCGGACGCCCAGCTCGTCCTCGTCGACACCCCTGGCCTGCACAAGCCGCGGACGCTGCTCGGCGAGCGCCTCAACGACCTGGTGCGCGCCACGTGGTCGGAGGTGGACGTGGTCGCGCTCTGCGTCCCCGCCGACGAGCCGGTCGGTCGCGGTGACCGGTTCATCGCCGACGAGATCGCCGGGCTCAAGAAGAAGAACGTGCTCGTGGTGGTCACCAAGACCGACCTCGTGGACAAGAAGCGGCTCGCCGAGCAGCTGCTCGCGGTCTCCCAACTGGGCGAATTCGCCGAGGTCGTGCCGGTCTCGGCGAAGTCCGGTGAGCAGGTCGGCCTCCTCGCCGACCTGCTGGCCAAGTACCTGCCGGAGTCGCCGCCGCTCTACCCGGACGGCGAGCTGACCGACGAACCCGAACAGGTGATGGTCGCCGAGCTGATCCGCGAGGCCGCGCTGGAGGGCGTCCGCGACGAGCTGCCGCACTCGCTCGCGGTCGTGGTCGAGGAGATGGAGCCGCGCGAGGGCCGCGACGACCTGCTCGACGTACATGCGACGGTGTTCGTCGAGCGTCCGAGCCAGAAGGCGATCGTGCTGGGCGCGGGCGGGGAGCGGATCAAGCACGTCGGCTCGACGTCCCGCCGGCACATCGAGGCGTTGCTCGGCACGCGGATCTACCTCGACCTGCGGGTGAAGGTCGCCAAGGACTGGCAGCGGGATCCGCGTCAACTCCGCCGGCTGGGCTTCTGA
- a CDS encoding ABC transporter ATP-binding protein has product MAAVERATVVLGERQVLRDVSLSVTAGEVVALLGSNGSGKSTLVRTLLGLVPLSAGDARLFGTPVGAFSDWRRVGYVPQRAGAATGVPATVREVVTSGRLARRGFLRFASAADRAAVTDALETVGLADRGRDRVSTLSGGQQQRVLIARALAGAPDLLVLDEPNAGVDAASQRAFADTVRRLVERGTTLLVVLHEVGPLADLITRTVVLDHGRVIHDGAPWADGHVGAHWVEGGYWIDTDRHHVHGNPTTSPSGEWDGLPDHAGPTRSRR; this is encoded by the coding sequence GTGGCCGCCGTCGAGCGCGCGACCGTCGTGCTCGGCGAGCGTCAGGTGCTCCGTGACGTCTCGCTCAGCGTCACCGCAGGCGAAGTCGTCGCGCTGCTCGGATCCAACGGTTCCGGGAAGTCGACGCTGGTCCGGACGCTGCTGGGGCTGGTTCCGCTCTCCGCCGGTGACGCCCGGCTCTTCGGCACCCCGGTCGGGGCGTTCTCCGACTGGCGCCGCGTCGGCTACGTGCCGCAGCGGGCCGGTGCCGCGACGGGCGTGCCGGCAACCGTCCGCGAAGTGGTCACCAGCGGGCGACTCGCCCGCCGCGGCTTCCTCCGCTTCGCGTCCGCCGCCGACCGGGCCGCGGTCACCGACGCGCTCGAGACCGTCGGCCTCGCCGACCGGGGCCGCGACCGGGTGTCCACGCTCTCCGGCGGCCAGCAGCAGCGTGTGCTGATCGCCCGCGCGCTGGCCGGCGCACCGGACCTGCTGGTCCTCGACGAGCCGAACGCCGGAGTGGACGCCGCCAGCCAGCGTGCGTTCGCCGACACGGTCCGCCGGCTCGTGGAGCGCGGGACGACGCTCCTGGTCGTCCTGCACGAGGTGGGGCCGCTGGCCGACCTGATCACCCGCACGGTGGTGCTCGACCACGGACGCGTCATCCACGACGGCGCGCCGTGGGCCGACGGGCACGTCGGAGCCCACTGGGTGGAGGGGGGCTACTGGATCGACACCGACCGGCACCACGTCCACGGCAACCCGACGACGAGTCCCTCCGGCGAGTGGGACGGCCTACCCGATCACGCCGGGCCGACCCGGTCCAGGCGGTGA
- a CDS encoding zinc-binding dehydrogenase yields the protein MNVRAAVLTGPNGPAGLVVTDRALPPVRRRDVRIGVEAAGVMFAEVQMAIGRYPGQPRYPFVPGYDLVGTVVEAGAASGFRPGQRVAAMTRTGAWAEHVVLPAKGLVPVPDGLDAADAVALVTNGVTAHQLVHRSARVQAGETVLVLGASGGVGTLLTQLSVAAGARVLGTASPAKHDLVRTLGGEPLDYHQPDLPARIRELAPDGVDAVFDPIGGAGLADSWALLGRGGRLVWFGSQSTLHSTGWRFAPAVSALRRIAGWNLGSRVRGDGRRGSLYYVREATPAFRSDLATVLAAAATGTLNSAVTARYPLDQAQAALAALSEGRITGKAVLLPNARSGAGGALGAGAEDLQGV from the coding sequence ATGAACGTGCGTGCAGCGGTGTTGACCGGTCCGAACGGTCCGGCGGGGCTGGTCGTCACCGACCGGGCGCTTCCTCCGGTGCGGCGGCGCGACGTGCGGATCGGCGTCGAGGCCGCCGGCGTGATGTTCGCCGAGGTGCAGATGGCGATCGGCCGTTACCCCGGCCAGCCGCGCTACCCGTTCGTGCCCGGCTACGACCTGGTGGGCACGGTGGTCGAGGCCGGTGCGGCGAGCGGGTTCCGGCCGGGGCAGCGGGTCGCGGCGATGACCCGCACCGGCGCCTGGGCCGAGCATGTCGTGCTCCCGGCGAAGGGCTTGGTGCCGGTGCCCGACGGGCTCGACGCCGCGGACGCCGTCGCGCTCGTGACCAACGGCGTCACCGCCCATCAGCTGGTCCACCGGTCGGCGCGGGTGCAGGCGGGCGAGACGGTGCTGGTCCTCGGCGCCTCCGGCGGGGTGGGGACGCTGCTCACGCAGCTGTCCGTCGCGGCCGGGGCACGCGTCCTCGGCACGGCGTCTCCGGCCAAACACGACCTGGTGCGGACGCTCGGCGGCGAACCGCTCGACTACCACCAGCCCGACCTGCCTGCGCGGATCCGCGAGCTGGCACCGGACGGTGTGGACGCGGTCTTCGATCCGATCGGCGGAGCGGGCCTGGCCGACTCGTGGGCGCTGCTCGGGCGCGGCGGGCGCTTGGTCTGGTTCGGCAGCCAGTCGACGCTGCACAGCACCGGATGGCGGTTCGCGCCGGCGGTGAGCGCGTTACGGCGGATCGCCGGATGGAACCTGGGTAGCCGGGTGCGCGGCGACGGACGCCGGGGGTCGCTCTACTACGTCCGCGAGGCCACCCCCGCGTTCCGGTCCGACCTGGCCACCGTGCTCGCCGCGGCCGCGACGGGCACGTTGAACTCCGCGGTGACCGCCCGCTACCCGCTCGATCAGGCGCAGGCGGCGCTGGCGGCGCTCTCCGAGGGCCGGATCACCGGTAAGGCCGTGCTGCTGCCGAACGCCCGCTCAGGCGCGGGCGGCGCACTCGGCGCAGGTGCCGAAGATCTCCAGGGTGTGTGA
- a CDS encoding metalloregulator ArsR/SmtB family transcription factor, which yields MGSYAPAAELLRALASPLRIAIVMRLDDGDQCVHELVDALGVPQPLVSQHLRVLRGAGVVVPHRRGREVAYSLADSHVAHVVRDAVAHSAHSVRGHIAGTPST from the coding sequence GTGGGGAGCTACGCACCGGCGGCGGAGCTGCTGCGGGCGCTCGCCTCGCCGCTGCGGATCGCGATCGTCATGCGGCTCGACGACGGCGACCAGTGCGTCCACGAGCTGGTCGACGCGCTCGGGGTCCCCCAGCCGCTGGTCTCGCAACACCTGCGCGTGCTCCGCGGTGCCGGTGTGGTGGTGCCGCACCGGCGCGGACGTGAGGTCGCCTACTCGCTCGCCGACTCGCACGTGGCACACGTCGTCCGCGACGCGGTAGCCCATTCCGCGCATTCGGTTCGAGGACACATCGCCGGAACGCCGTCGACCTGA
- a CDS encoding TetR/AcrR family transcriptional regulator, translated as MGTVDRRERYREQTREEAKEVALRQLAESGPGGLSLNAIAREIGLSGPALYRYFANRDALLTALVVDGFHALGDALERAAADAAAQAPEQRLRAVFRAWRSWALAEPHWYQLLFGTPVPGYQAPESTIDAAARSFAAVLRPVRDVAAERDRADPTRTPPSPGQLDEQLARWYADPGVPPHLVRATVISWTRLHGVLSLEVQGSFGPMQFDTALLFESEVDALLAAL; from the coding sequence ATGGGCACAGTCGACCGGCGCGAGCGGTACCGGGAGCAGACCCGCGAGGAGGCGAAGGAGGTCGCGCTGCGCCAGCTCGCCGAGTCGGGGCCCGGTGGGCTCTCGCTCAACGCGATCGCGCGGGAGATCGGGCTCTCCGGCCCGGCCCTCTACCGCTACTTCGCCAACCGCGACGCGCTGCTCACCGCGCTCGTCGTCGACGGCTTCCACGCACTCGGCGACGCGCTGGAGCGGGCTGCGGCGGACGCCGCAGCCCAGGCGCCGGAGCAGCGGCTACGAGCGGTTTTCCGTGCGTGGCGGAGCTGGGCGCTGGCCGAACCGCACTGGTACCAGCTGCTGTTCGGAACGCCGGTTCCGGGCTATCAGGCACCGGAGAGCACGATCGACGCCGCCGCCCGGAGCTTCGCCGCGGTGCTCCGGCCGGTCCGCGACGTGGCGGCCGAGCGCGACCGCGCCGACCCGACGCGGACGCCGCCCTCGCCGGGGCAGCTGGACGAGCAACTGGCGCGCTGGTACGCGGATCCGGGGGTGCCACCGCACCTGGTGCGCGCCACCGTGATCAGTTGGACACGGCTGCACGGCGTGCTCAGCCTGGAGGTCCAGGGCTCGTTCGGGCCGATGCAGTTCGACACCGCGCTGCTGTTCGAGTCCGAGGTGGACGCGCTCCTCGCGGCCCTCTGA
- a CDS encoding antibiotic biosynthesis monooxygenase family protein, whose translation MLVISRFDVPEADGPGFLERARAALGAFAVRPGFVRGRIGRSADVPTAWALTTEWDSVGSFRRALSDFDVKVHASTLLAESSDEPSAFELMGAWDGAVETAGRTDRAPDADVTRVGDRPATSG comes from the coding sequence GTGCTGGTCATCAGCCGGTTCGACGTGCCGGAAGCGGATGGTCCCGGGTTCCTCGAGCGGGCCAGGGCGGCGCTCGGCGCGTTCGCGGTCCGGCCGGGGTTCGTCCGGGGGCGGATCGGTCGCTCCGCCGATGTGCCGACGGCATGGGCACTGACCACGGAGTGGGACTCGGTCGGCAGTTTCCGGCGCGCGCTGTCGGATTTCGACGTGAAGGTCCATGCGAGCACGTTGCTGGCGGAGTCGAGCGACGAGCCCAGCGCGTTCGAGCTGATGGGGGCATGGGACGGAGCGGTGGAGACGGCCGGCCGGACGGATCGGGCTCCCGACGCGGACGTGACGCGGGTCGGTGACCGTCCGGCTACGTCCGGCTGA
- a CDS encoding isoprenyl transferase, with translation MIKRRAVRPPEPHRSGARPPAIPADLVPRHVALIMDGNGRWAKQRGLPRTEGHKRGEDSLFDVIEGCIELGVKYLSAYAFSTENWKRSPDEVRFLMGFNRDVIRRRRDQLHAMGVRVRWAGRRPKLWRSVIAELESAEEMTRDNDVLTLQFCVNYGGRAEIVDAAAAIAREVAAGRISPEKITEKLFARYLDEPQIPDVDLFVRSSGEQRISNFLLWQSAYAELVFDDTLFPDFDRRNIWRACETYASRDRRYGGAVPNPVPAAATEG, from the coding sequence ATGATCAAGCGGCGCGCCGTCCGCCCGCCGGAGCCCCACCGGAGCGGCGCGCGCCCCCCGGCGATCCCGGCCGACCTGGTGCCCCGGCACGTCGCGCTGATCATGGACGGCAACGGCCGCTGGGCCAAGCAGCGCGGCCTGCCCCGCACCGAAGGGCACAAGCGTGGCGAGGACTCGCTGTTCGACGTCATCGAAGGCTGTATCGAACTGGGCGTGAAGTACCTCTCGGCGTACGCGTTCTCCACCGAGAACTGGAAGCGCTCGCCGGATGAGGTTCGGTTCCTCATGGGATTCAACCGGGACGTGATCCGCCGTCGACGCGACCAGCTCCACGCGATGGGCGTCCGGGTGCGGTGGGCCGGACGTCGTCCGAAGCTGTGGCGGAGCGTGATCGCCGAGCTCGAGTCGGCCGAAGAGATGACGCGCGACAACGACGTCCTCACGCTGCAGTTCTGCGTGAACTACGGCGGGCGGGCGGAGATCGTGGACGCCGCTGCGGCGATCGCGCGCGAGGTCGCGGCCGGGCGCATCTCGCCGGAGAAGATCACCGAGAAGCTGTTCGCGCGGTACCTCGACGAACCGCAGATCCCGGACGTGGACCTGTTCGTCCGCTCCTCCGGTGAGCAGCGGATCTCCAACTTCTTGCTGTGGCAGTCGGCCTACGCGGAGCTGGTGTTCGACGACACGCTCTTCCCGGACTTCGATCGCCGGAACATCTGGCGGGCGTGCGAGACCTACGCGTCCCGCGACCGCCGCTACGGCGGCGCGGTACCCAACCCGGTGCCTGCTGCAGCTACCGAGGGGTAA
- a CDS encoding transcriptional repressor, which yields MQASVGRTTRQRTAVMALLSEVEEFRSAQELHELLRQRGDSVGLTTVYRTLQALADAEEIDVMRPPGGEHLYRRCSSGHHHHLVCRACGRTVEVAGPTVESWANRVAAEHGFADVSHTLEIFGTCAECAARA from the coding sequence ATGCAGGCGAGCGTCGGCCGTACCACGCGTCAGCGGACGGCAGTCATGGCGTTGCTCTCCGAGGTCGAAGAGTTCCGCAGCGCACAAGAGCTGCACGAGCTACTCCGCCAGCGTGGCGATTCGGTCGGTTTGACCACCGTCTACCGCACCCTGCAAGCGCTCGCCGACGCCGAAGAGATCGACGTCATGCGCCCGCCCGGCGGTGAGCACCTCTACCGCCGCTGCTCCAGCGGCCACCACCATCACCTGGTCTGCCGGGCCTGCGGCCGCACCGTCGAGGTCGCCGGCCCGACCGTGGAGAGCTGGGCGAACCGCGTCGCAGCCGAGCACGGCTTCGCCGACGTGTCACACACCCTGGAGATCTTCGGCACCTGCGCCGAGTGCGCCGCCCGCGCCTGA
- the recO gene encoding DNA repair protein RecO, which yields MPTYRDIGVVLRVQQLGEADRIITLLTRRHGRVRAVAKGVRKTKSRIGGRLEPFSHVDLQLYEGRSLDVVSQVETVEPFGKHIVDDYGRYTAASAIAETAERLTAEEREPALRLHLLTVGALRALAAGEHDAPLVLDAYLLRAMSYAGWAPALMACAVCGLRGAHRAFSVQAGGCVCGNCRPPGSASPSVEALELMVALLDGDWNHAGRTEGPIRREASGLVAAHLQWHLERGLRSLPLVDRTNTGEKSR from the coding sequence GTGCCCACCTACCGGGACATCGGCGTCGTCCTCCGGGTGCAGCAGCTCGGTGAGGCCGACCGCATCATCACGCTGCTCACCCGCAGGCACGGCCGGGTCCGGGCGGTGGCCAAGGGTGTCCGCAAGACCAAGAGCCGGATCGGTGGTCGGCTGGAGCCGTTCAGCCACGTCGATCTGCAGCTCTACGAGGGTCGCTCGCTGGACGTCGTCAGCCAGGTGGAGACCGTCGAACCGTTCGGCAAGCACATCGTCGACGATTACGGCCGGTACACGGCGGCGAGCGCGATCGCGGAGACCGCGGAGCGGTTGACGGCCGAGGAGCGGGAACCGGCGCTCCGGCTGCACTTGCTGACGGTGGGGGCGCTGCGGGCGCTGGCGGCCGGGGAGCACGACGCGCCGCTCGTCCTGGATGCCTACCTGCTGCGCGCGATGAGCTACGCGGGCTGGGCGCCCGCGCTGATGGCGTGCGCGGTCTGCGGCCTGCGCGGTGCCCACCGGGCCTTCTCGGTGCAGGCCGGTGGCTGCGTCTGCGGGAACTGTCGTCCGCCGGGGTCGGCGTCCCCGTCGGTGGAGGCGCTGGAGCTGATGGTCGCGTTGCTGGACGGCGACTGGAACCACGCCGGCCGCACCGAAGGACCGATCCGCCGCGAGGCCAGCGGGTTGGTGGCGGCCCACCTGCAGTGGCACCTGGAACGGGGCCTACGCTCGTTGCCGCTGGTCGATCGCACGAACACAGGGGAGAAGTCTCGATGA
- a CDS encoding permease: protein MVSVQDAPPKAPTPRRLGSVEVLAGVLIAVVVFRGPLVGLFDSPAARTWATIFVSIVVQALPFLVFGVLISAAIAVFVPTSFFVRALPRHPALAVPVAGVAGVALPGCECGSVPIAGGLVRRGVAPAAALTFLLSAPAVNPVVLVATAVAFPGRPEMVLARFVASVLTAVAMGWLWLRFGRAEWIRIPPRPDLGGVSRWTGFWLSVRHDAIHAGGFLVVGGLTAAFLNVTVPRQWLDAIAEQPVLAVLALALLAVLLSICSEADAFVAASLTQFSLTARLAFLVVGPMIDVKLFAMQAGTFGRGFALRFGPVTFTVAVLVSVLVGGLLL, encoded by the coding sequence ATCGTGTCGGTTCAGGACGCACCCCCGAAAGCGCCCACCCCCCGCCGGCTCGGCTCGGTAGAGGTACTGGCCGGCGTCCTCATCGCGGTCGTGGTGTTCCGCGGTCCGCTGGTCGGGCTCTTCGACAGTCCGGCCGCCCGCACCTGGGCCACGATTTTCGTCTCGATCGTCGTCCAAGCGCTGCCGTTCTTGGTCTTCGGCGTCCTGATCAGTGCGGCGATCGCGGTCTTCGTCCCGACGTCGTTCTTCGTCCGGGCGCTGCCACGCCACCCCGCGCTCGCGGTGCCGGTCGCCGGGGTCGCGGGGGTCGCGCTGCCCGGCTGTGAGTGCGGCTCGGTGCCGATCGCCGGCGGGCTGGTGCGGCGCGGGGTGGCACCCGCGGCGGCGCTGACCTTCCTGCTCTCCGCTCCGGCCGTGAACCCGGTCGTGCTGGTCGCCACCGCCGTGGCGTTCCCTGGACGGCCGGAGATGGTGCTCGCGCGGTTCGTCGCGTCGGTGCTCACCGCGGTGGCGATGGGCTGGCTCTGGCTGCGATTCGGCCGGGCCGAGTGGATCCGGATTCCGCCCCGGCCCGACCTGGGTGGCGTGTCTCGCTGGACCGGGTTCTGGCTGTCGGTTCGGCACGACGCGATCCACGCGGGCGGCTTCCTGGTCGTCGGTGGGCTCACCGCGGCGTTCCTCAACGTCACGGTGCCGCGGCAGTGGCTCGACGCGATCGCTGAGCAACCCGTGCTCGCGGTGCTGGCGCTGGCCCTGCTCGCGGTGCTGCTCTCGATCTGTTCGGAGGCGGATGCGTTCGTCGCCGCGTCGCTCACCCAGTTCTCGCTGACGGCGCGGCTCGCGTTCCTGGTGGTGGGGCCGATGATCGACGTCAAACTGTTCGCGATGCAGGCCGGGACGTTCGGGCGTGGCTTCGCCCTCCGGTTCGGCCCGGTGACGTTCACCGTGGCGGTCCTGGTGAGCGTTCTGGTCGGAGGGCTGCTGCTGTGA
- a CDS encoding metal ABC transporter solute-binding protein, Zn/Mn family, with protein MYRGPLRAVVAALLAVGVASAAAGCSSSDSSAASEGGKLDVVTAFYPLQYVTQQVGGDRVAVTNLVEPGTEPHDLELSPKQVAEVNDADAVVYLREFQPAVDDAIDQGAKDKSLDVASVAPLEDGYVPLEEGELHEDEKGKDPHVWLDPTRLAGIADAVAKKLGDLDPDHAAEYTANSKALNTKLDTLDAEYKSGLASCKQKTIVVSHNAFGYLATRYGLTQVPITGLTPEEEPSAARLAEVATYAKKNGVKVIFFETLVSPKIAQALASEVGAKAEVLDPIEGIEKDSADDYFSVMRSNLTNLRGALSCQ; from the coding sequence ATGTACCGCGGACCCCTCCGCGCGGTCGTCGCCGCGCTCCTCGCTGTCGGCGTCGCTTCGGCGGCAGCTGGCTGCTCCTCCTCCGATTCCAGTGCCGCCTCCGAGGGCGGCAAGCTCGACGTCGTCACGGCGTTCTACCCGCTGCAGTACGTCACGCAGCAGGTCGGCGGCGACCGGGTGGCGGTGACCAACCTCGTCGAACCCGGCACCGAGCCGCACGACCTCGAGCTGAGCCCGAAGCAGGTCGCCGAGGTGAACGACGCCGACGCGGTCGTCTACCTCCGCGAGTTCCAGCCTGCCGTGGACGACGCGATCGACCAGGGCGCGAAGGACAAGTCGCTCGACGTCGCGTCCGTCGCGCCGCTGGAGGACGGCTACGTCCCGCTCGAGGAAGGTGAGCTGCACGAGGACGAGAAGGGCAAGGACCCCCACGTCTGGCTCGACCCCACCCGCCTCGCCGGCATCGCCGACGCGGTCGCCAAGAAGCTCGGTGACCTCGACCCCGATCACGCCGCGGAATACACCGCCAACTCCAAGGCGCTGAACACGAAGCTGGACACGCTCGACGCCGAGTACAAGTCCGGTCTGGCCAGTTGCAAGCAGAAAACGATAGTCGTGAGCCACAACGCGTTCGGTTACCTCGCTACGAGGTACGGTCTCACCCAGGTGCCGATCACCGGGCTCACACCCGAGGAGGAGCCGTCGGCGGCTCGCCTGGCTGAGGTCGCGACGTACGCGAAAAAGAACGGGGTCAAGGTGATCTTCTTCGAGACGCTGGTCAGTCCGAAGATCGCCCAGGCCCTGGCCAGCGAGGTCGGCGCGAAGGCGGAGGTGCTCGACCCGATCGAGGGCATCGAGAAGGACTCCGCTGACGACTACTTCTCGGTGATGCGCAGCAACCTGACGAACCTGCGAGGCGCATTGTCGTGTCAGTGA
- a CDS encoding metal ABC transporter permease — protein sequence MSILQYDFMVRALIAAVLVGLTAPAVGIYLVQRRMSLVGDGIGHIALTGVALGFLTGNSPVFSAVVVAALGAVAVELIRSRGGASGDVALSLLFYGGIAGGVLLMSLAPSGGNVNLLGYLFGSLLTTAPSDLIVMGVLAAAVLVFTVGLRPWLFAICHDEEFARVSGFPVRLLNILLAVSAAVTVTVAMRVVGVLLVSALMVIPVATAQQVSRGFVATMAGAMGLSVTVALTGAVGSFYLDVPSGASIVVLAVLVFLVVTAVAAAVRQLRRRSAAARPDRGPIVAAASAGSGTASLDGAGTAAESAESAAPAASTGAGAPSR from the coding sequence ATGAGCATCCTGCAGTACGACTTCATGGTCCGCGCCCTGATCGCGGCGGTGCTGGTCGGGCTGACCGCCCCCGCGGTCGGGATCTACCTGGTCCAGCGGCGGATGTCGCTGGTCGGCGACGGCATCGGCCACATCGCACTCACCGGCGTGGCACTCGGCTTCCTCACCGGGAACTCCCCGGTGTTCAGCGCGGTGGTGGTGGCCGCGCTCGGTGCGGTGGCGGTCGAGTTGATCCGCTCGCGCGGTGGGGCGTCCGGCGACGTCGCGCTCTCGCTCCTCTTCTACGGCGGTATCGCCGGCGGTGTGCTGCTGATGAGCCTCGCGCCGAGCGGCGGCAACGTGAACCTGCTCGGGTACTTGTTCGGCTCCTTGCTGACCACGGCGCCGTCCGATCTGATCGTGATGGGCGTACTCGCCGCCGCGGTGCTCGTCTTCACCGTGGGGCTGCGGCCGTGGCTGTTCGCGATCTGCCACGACGAGGAGTTCGCCCGGGTCTCCGGGTTCCCGGTGCGCCTGCTCAACATCTTGCTGGCGGTCTCCGCGGCGGTGACGGTGACCGTCGCGATGCGGGTGGTCGGGGTGCTGCTGGTCAGCGCGCTGATGGTGATTCCGGTGGCCACCGCGCAACAGGTCTCGCGAGGCTTCGTCGCCACGATGGCCGGCGCGATGGGGCTGAGCGTCACGGTCGCGCTGACCGGCGCGGTCGGGTCGTTCTACCTGGACGTTCCGTCCGGCGCGTCGATCGTCGTCCTGGCCGTGCTGGTGTTCCTCGTGGTGACCGCGGTGGCCGCGGCCGTCCGGCAGCTCCGGCGTCGCTCCGCGGCCGCCCGTCCCGACCGAGGGCCGATCGTGGCCGCCGCATCGGCCGGGTCCGGCACCGCCTCGCTGGACGGTGCCGGCACGGCGGCTGAGTCGGCTGAGTCGGCTGCACCGGCCGCTTCGACCGGCGCGGGCGCGCCGAGCCGATGA